A stretch of DNA from Rickettsia hoogstraalii:
AGTTTTGATTTTCAAGTTGTTTCACTGCATCGTTTTTTTCAGCTTGCAATTTTTTTATTTCCTCTAATGCCGCATCAAGTGTAGTAGGTACATTTAGTTGTATTGTAGAAATGATAGGCTGTATTTGTGCTGCAGGAAAGGTGGAGCCATAAATTGCAGCAGCAATTATCTTGTTCCTAGGTTCATTTTTTTCCTCACCTTCACTAGAAGAAGTGTCAGCTGTCAATTTCTTTTGTCTCTGTTTTTTTAAAGGTTCATTTTCTTTATCTTTTCTCTGTTCTTTCTTCGGATTTATTTTAAGCGGGGTATCCTTAATCTTTAATTCCCCTTTTCCAATATATCTTACTATACCGTTGATTGCTATTTTCTTCTCCTGTTCTGATAAAGCGTTATATTTTTCATATGCTGTTTTACCTAGAAAATCTTCTAACCAGTCAGGATTTTTTCTTATAGCATCTATTAAAGCCCATTCATATCCTACTCCATTTCCTCCTCTAGTAGTAATATTAAGCGGTATTAAGTGTTTTTGTTTATTCTTATCGGTAAAATGAAAATCTACATTTTTCGTTTCTTTATTTATAACTAAATCACAACTAATACAACAAAGTTTAGATAATCCTATGTATATTTCTTCACTTAATTGATTATTACGGTCTTGAAGTTGTCCTTTTATATACTGTATTATTCTCATTTCAGCATGAGCTTTATCACTAAGTGGACCATCTAATACAATTTTATATGGTTGTTTTATAGCTTCAATAATTGAAGGGGCAAATTTTTTACTTGCATCAATAGTATCAGGGTTTAATGCATCTTCTAATTTCATCAAATCTCTTCTAGCTCTAGCTACTGCCTTAACTACTTTTGGACTTGCACTGGTTACTTTACAGACTTTTTGTTGAACCTCTTGATTATTATTCGGATATTTTTCTAGTTCTTGCAAAATGCGTGGTAATATATCCTTATGTTCACTATTATTTTTATAATAATATTGTGCAGCATCTAGAAGTAGCTCTTTTCGTTGAGTAGATAGATTTTGTTGTTGTAGAAAATTTTTTTGCTCTTCTTTAGGTAAAGCTGTGTAAGTAGTATAATCTTGTAAATATTTAAAAACTTTTGCGGTATGTGTCTCAATTTGTTCAACTTTCCTTATGTTAACACTAGAATTATGTAATTCGTTGAACGCTACTAAAATTTGTTTGCCGTCAAAACATACGGCACTACATTGGCTATTATATTGAATTAATCTACCTAAGGCATCAAAGCGTCTATTTTGTAAAGGAGTATCATTTTCTTTTATAATCTTTGAGTTAAGTCGAATACGGAAAGCATGTGCAAAATTCTGCAGATTTGAGTTGTTGTTGTCATTTAATAGTCCCTGGGTAGGATTCTCTTCAGCAAATCCAACATGAAATGCCATATAAGGAACAAGTTCTTTTGGAATAATCTTTTCTGTTTTACCTGCTAAAACCGCTAGAACTGCTAATTTTTCAAAACTTTCATCAAGGGCTTCATTATTATTTTTGTGCATTTCGTTATAACATTTAGTAAGGAATTTTAAGGCATCTATAGATATAGATTCGCTTAATATAATATCTTTTAATAAAGTCTCTCTCGGTTTTTTATTTCTTATGAGTTCCTCTACTGTTTGGCTATCTACATATTTAACAAACTCTGCTTTTAATCTTTCTTTCCGTGTATTTGTTAGATTTGCCATATATTTGCCATATAAATATTATTTTATAATTTTAATTATTTTCTCCTAAAGCCTCAACGCTTTCCTCAAATATTGAATTATCAATATCATTACCGTCTATTAAAATCGTCATGTTACCTGGAATGCTTTTTAAGCTTTCCGCACCCAAATTGGTTATGTTATTATCTCTTAGGTCTAATTCCTTTATATGTTGTAGGTGATCTTTGTGATAAAGAAATACTGTAGCAAGATAGGCGGCTCCTAGATCTCCTAATTTAATGTTCATAAGAGCTAATTTTTTTAGAGAATTGTTTTTTTGTAGCATGTTTGCTATTGCTCCAAAACCTAGATCTCCTATTTCAATATTATTGCTTATTAGTAAAGTTTCTAACGCTTTATTTTCGGTTAATGCAGTAGTAAGTTCTTTTATATTATTATGGGTTAAATTATTGTCATTAAGATTTAGAGTTTTTAACCATGGATTTAATCTTAAAGCAGATGCTATATATTTTATTCCATCCCCTAAGTTATTTTTGTTTAAATCTAAAGTGTCAATGGGGGTTGAGGTTAAAAATCTTCCAATTACTTTTGCACTTTTTTCGGAGATTCTTGTTTCATTTAATATTAATTCTTTAATATATTGATCAGCCATTAAAGCATGAAGTAATTTTATGACTCCCTCGTTTCTAAGGTTATTATACCCTAAATTTAACGACATTAATTTTGCACTGCTAATATTATTTGCGATAATTTCTATCCCTTCGGCAGTAATATTAATTTGTCCTATATCTAAGGATTTTAACGGTAGTTTTGAATGAACCAACTCACTAATAATTGCTGCTCCTTTATTTCCTACTTCACTAACTACCTAATGCTAAAGAACTTAAATTAGGGTGATTTTTAATAGCATCTATATAGAATTTAAAGATAAATATTCAAGGGAGGTATTATCTGCTAAAGCATCGATAAGAATTTTTATTTTTTCACTATCTAAAGAAGTAGAATTCAGGTTTAAATGTGATATTTTATTTAACTTTACAATTTTGCTTAGATTTTTTATATCATCGTTACTAAGTTTGCTGCCATATAAATCAATTTCTTTTACTACAGTATTTTTTTCTAAAGTTTTAATTACAATTGACAAAAAACTACTATCTTCTTCATAAGGTAGCTCTATACAAACAATTTCAGGATCATTATTCTTAATTTTCTGCAACAATAAATCATTTCGGCTGAGGTCAGTTTTTTGTCTTTTGGGAGACTCATCTTTTTTAAAATCATCTATGCTAGGTAAAACTGTTTGTTCTAAAGGACGTTTTAAATCTTCTCTCTTCTTTAACTCTTGTGCCACTTCTTTCATATTAAACTCTTGTTTTAAATTAATAATATTTTTCTAATTCTGTATTTCTATTTTAGAATTATTAATAAATAACTAAATTTTTTAATATTTTTTAACTTATATTTTACCCTTATGAGATTATACTGATAATATCTTCTAATATATTTAAGTAATTAAGTTAGATATGGTTTGAGAATTGTACGAAATTTTTAATTTTGCAGTGAATGGAAAATATGTTCTGATTAGCAACGTAAATTGATCTTTCATGATAAGACTCCATATTAAGCACTAATAAGCCAAACATAACTATAAATATTATTGCCATTACAATAATCTGACAACAAAAATAATAATTTATCCTGACTTTACACTTTACTAGGAAGCTAAGCTAGACGAGTATTTATTTTTAAAATAAATCATAAGATATTTATATAAGTTAACACATAAATTAACTATTCTCAAATGTAATCTAAATAAAAAGTAATATAATTTAATAAACTGTAACTTTTTTAGTTGCAGCTGGCTATTCCACTTCCAATGATGAAATGCCTTTAATTGGGTAGCGGCACCACTATGTACAGTACCGGACAATTTTTAAAAAGCCCTCTATGTCATCTCTGCAAGGCATTGCCCGCGTGGATACTGAAGGTCGTCATTGCGAGGAGGTGTTGTTGCGTGGATCAATTTCGCCTCTGTCATCCCGTGGTCTGACCACGGGATCCAGTTAAAAATACTAAAATTATTAGTATTTTTTATTGTTTTTATGGACCCCGTGGTCAAGCGAACTAGGTGACACAGTAGGTTTTACCGGTCTACGCAACAATGCCTTGCGAGGAGCAAAGCGACGTGGCAATCTAGAAAATAATCAAAAAAATTCTGGATATCAGAATTTTTAACTGGATTGCTTCGTCAAAACTTACAGTTTTTCCTCGCAATGACAACCTTCAGTATCCACGCAGGCAATGCCTCGTGGGAATGACATAAAATAAAAATTGTCCGGTACTATGACTACATAGTTACTAATATATTTAAAATTAAAAAATTATTTTGTTATTGCAATTTTTTAATTTTTACTGTAATTGTAATCAACTAACTATTAACAATAAATTAAGAAACAACTTTTTATGGAAGATATAAGCTCTTGGAAAGAAAAGTTTGAAGTTTGCGTTTATGCTAAAAAACTACTTGATAAACTTGAATATTTAAACACTAAAGTAAAAAATCCTGTTGATATATAGAGGAAGTTAAAAAAGGTATCTACTATGCTCGTAAATATCACGGTTCTCAAATGCGTCAATCCGGCGATCCTTATTATTCGCACCCGATTGAGGTGGCAATTATGCTTGCGGTATTTGTAGCTGAAGAAGCTCCTAAACTTTATACTTCTAACATGATAAATGCTGCTCTACTTCATGATACTATTGAAGATACAGAACTTACCGAAGAAGTCATAACTACAAATTTTGGGCTAGAAGTTGCAAACCACGTAGAGGGTTTAACTAGAATCAAGTGCAGAAGAAAGCCTCAATTTATTAATTCAGCAAAAAAGATATGATACAGCTCTCATAAAATTATTTGATAGAATCCATAATATACAAACATTAGGAGCTAAATCACCTGAGAAAATAGAAAAGATACTGAATGAAACTCTTAAGGCTTTTCTAATTATTGCTGCTTATCTTGAGATATATAGCATAGAAAAAGAGCTGATTAGGCTTACTAAAGTGTACTGCTTAAAGCCTAAAAACGCTATACCTTTTGGGGATAATTCCCAGCTACTATCTCTAATCCTCTAAAATGATTTATACCAAATATATACCCTAATGAGACTGGAAGCATAACAATTAATAATCCCCAATGATTAAATAATTTTATTAAATAAATCATTCCAAAAGAAGTAATTGCGTATATTAAGGCACGAGCTGCTGCATACATAAAAGTACTATATGTAAATCTTTTAAAAATTGGTAAATGCTTAAAAAATATAGCAGCAGCCGGTTCTACTCCCGGAGCGAATGCTACTAAAATGACTGAATACACAGTAAAGTAAAAGGAGTTTTAACGCAAAATATCAATAGGTATGGACATATTAATACAAAAACCAAAAACATTATTGATACAAATTTTAGAATTTTTAAAGGATGTATTTTATAGCTTAAGTAAAGTAATACAAAAAAACTGGCTAATTCTGATAATGAGACAATAAAATTATGATTAATAATTTGCTCTGGATTATATAATTAAACGAATGTTTTAAAATATCGCTACAATGTACGTAAACAAAGTAGAAACATATAGGCCATACACAATTTTATTAAAAATATAGCAAAAGCCGTTTTCTTATTAACTTTTTCATTCCAAACTACACTAGTTTTTAAAATTTCAGGATCCTTGTTAATCTCAATCATAGCTTTTGTTAGTCTAAGCTTTGCGTTAACAAACTCAGGTGTTTCTCGAAGTTGTTTTCTTGCTACTGTTCCAACTAAAGCAACTACAGCTCCAATAACAAAAATAATACGCCAATTAATACCTAGAGAGAGTATTAACGATGCTACCCCTAATGCACAGCTTGTGCCAAAAGTAGAAAAACCAGCTATTAATGAGACGATAGGATATTGTATTGGAGGAGCAGTAATTTCCGTTAAATATAATTCTGCCCCAACTTTTTCACCCGTCGATGACATACCCTGCACTATACGACATAATGTAAATATTAAGGCTGCTGTAAATCCTATTTCTGCATATGTTGGAACAACCGCTATAAGTAAACACGAAAGTGCCATTAAGAAAGTTGTAATTATTATTGTAGTTTTTCTTCCTATATTATCTACCTATCCAACCGAATATTAAAGCTCCTACCGGTCTAAAAACAAAAGTAGCACAGAAAGAAAAAAGCAGCAAGAAGAGAATGAGTATACGGGTCTGATTTAGGGAAGAAAAGCTCGTTAAGAAGTACTGCCATATGCACATACAGCATAAGATCAAAATATTTGTTAAATTTCTTTGCTCTTTCTCATAGCCACGCATAAATTCTTTACAAAAAATTAAATTGTAAAGAAAATTATACTGTTTTATATAAAAGTCAATAGGAATTTTCGCTTTATACGATAAATAAAGAAATGAAGTGCAACTTAACCTACTTCATATACTAATGCGTTGATCTTATGTGAATATGACATAACCTCACCGATAGTGGAAAACTAAGACCTACTAAAAACCAAGTTAAATAAAATTTATAGCCCAAATATTGTTTGAATAAATAATTAATATATTCAATCAAAGCTACTGAAGCGACAATTATAGTTAAATTAATAAAACGATTTAATTTTGATTGAGGAAGATCAAAATATTTATAAAACAGCCCCCAAGAAATAGTAAAACCGAGTAATCCCCAAAATACCGTCCATATCCAAGCAAGACAATTCACCTCAATAATTTTAAGATAAGCTACCATAGGCACGGTTAATAGCCATAAAAATGCTCCAAACATATAAGGATATTTTTGAATAATCTCTTCTTTGGTTAAACTATATATAACAGCAATAACCATTATTCCGATTGTTATAGATGCAATAATATCAACCGGGTAATGATAGCCCTTATAAATCAGCGAAAATCCCATGCCGGTTAAAATCACCACTATTATTATTCTTAATAAGGAATATCTCTAATATTCGCAAAAAACCAACCGTAAAATACTACGCCACTGCTCATATGACCGCTAGGGAAAGCAAAACCTTTAATATTTAGAGCAGGATTTAAAGGTATTTCAAATGTATATTTTAATAATATATTTAAAATTGTAGTGAAAAGTAATACACAAATAGCTTGTGCAAATAGTTGCCTCCTAAATATAGTAAATCCGAGGAGTATTATAATAATCTCATAACAATATTCTTATCCAAATAACAAGAAAAATTTTGTTAAATATTGAAAAAAAATATCCTTATTCATTGCTTTACTTAATTTTATTTATATATAATCGAAGTTATCATAAATAATAAGCTATAGATATGAAAAATATTTTCTGCAAATTTGTATTTGCTATTTTCTTATGTTTAATAAATTTACAACTAATTGCTGCAAGCTTTAACGAAAAAATACCTTTATATTTTAAATTAACTAACGAAAATCTGTTAGCAGGGCAAAATTCGTTAAATATTGACCTTTGCGACTCTAGAATTAAAGAATGGTGTACAAAACCGCAAAGAGAGCTAGGGCTTAACGGAAAAAGAATGAATGATTACATATCTATTTCGCCTGATATTAAAGGAGAATGGCGATTTGGCTGGTGGTATAACATAAATTTTACTCCAGAAAGCAATTTTGCAGCTCATCAAACTTATAAGATTACTATCGAAGATTATATATTTCCTCATTTTATCAGTCTAAAAAGTAATAATATAAGTTTTACAACTTTACCTCTACTTCCTGTTATTAAAGAAATGAATTATCTACAGGATAATATCGATATTTCCAAAAAATTCGTTCAAACTAAAATAGCCTTTAACTACCCTATAGAGCCTAAAACTTTAGAGGAAAAAATAGAATTTATAAAATCTTCAACCAAGAAAAAATTACCGTTTTCTATCAAATTCAACACGGATAATACGGAAGCTACGATTATTACTAATATACCACCGCTTACAGATAAAGAAGATACTGTTTCTGTAATTATAAAAGACGGTGTTAAACCTCTATATGGCGGAGAAATTTTCACATATAAAAATGTAGAAGATCAAAATAATAAGACGCCGAATAATATAAGATATTCTTATAAAGAAAATGTATTAATTCCAAGTCTATCCTCATATTTAAAAATCACTAATAGTACTGCTACAATTGTTAAAGATGATAAGCTAAAACCGGAACAGATAATTATAATTACTACAAATACACCGGTTTCGGGTGAGGAGATAAAAAAACATTTAGAGTTATTTTTATTACCGCAAGATAAGCCGGCTTTCTTAGGAGTTGCAGGCAAAAAAAACTATAAATGGCAAAGTCCGAAAGAAATAACGGATGATATTCTAAAATCGAGTGAAAAAATAAATTTTGAACTTTTACCTTCCGTCCCAAGCATTACTACTATGCATAGCCTTAAAGTAGATACCCTTACCTCAAGAACTTTGCTTATTAAAGTCAATAAAGGTGTTAAAACATCAGATAATTTAACACTTGGCTCAGATTACTCTCAAATAGTACAAATACCCGATAATCCTAAAGAAGTTAAGCTAATGTCTGACGGTTCTATTCTTTCATTAGCTGGCGAAAGAAAGCTTCCCGTATATTCACTTGGCATAGATAAATTATATGTAGAAATCGATAAGATTAATCAGCAAGAAATTAATCACTTAATCAGCCAAACAAATAGATATAATATTTTCCAAAACCCAACTTTCATAAATGAATATAATTTTAATGAGTATAATATTTCTGAAGTATTTCAAGAGGAAGTAATAGTTAATTCCCCAAATTTAAATTTACCTAATTATACTGATTTAGATTTCAGCAAATATTTTAATTTAGAAGAAGCAAGTAGCTATTCTAAGGGATTATTTCTAGCAAAAGTTTATGCTAAAGACAACAATAATAACATTATATCTCAAGATAAAAGATTAATTTTAGTTACCGATCTTGGTTTTATAGTAAAAACCGATAAAAGCGGAACACATCATATCTTTGTTTCTTATATCAGTAACGGTAAACCGGCCGGTGGCGTTAAAGCAGATATTATAGGACTTAACGGTGAGGTGTTAGTAAGCGGCAAAACCGATAGTAAAGGACATGCCGTTTTATCAAATATAAATGATTTTACAAAAGAAAAAACTCCAGTGGCTTATATATTAACTACTAAGGATGATTTTTCGTTTATGCCGTATAGTAGAATTGATAGGCAAGTTAATTATTCTCGGTTTGATGTAGCAGGAGCCGTTAGTTCCGATCAAGGGTTAAAAGCTTATTTATTTTCCGATCGTGGCATCTATAGACCAAGCGAGCAAGGCCATATAGGTATTATGCTCAAACAAACCAATTGGCAAGGAAAATTTGACGGCTTACCTTTAGAAATACAAGTAACTAACCCTAGAGGAAAAGTAATAGATAAAAGTAAAATAGCTCTAGATACAGAAGGATTCGGCGAATATTTATTCTCAACGCTTGATGATTCCTTAACCGGCTTATATAATATAAGCTTATATTTAGTAGGAGATAAAGGCACAAATAACTATCTTAATAGCGTATCTGTCAGGGTTGGTGATTTTCAGCCTGACCGCATGAAAATAAACATAAACTTCAATAACTCACAAGATGAGCTATGGACGAATCCAAAAGATCTTAAAGCAAATGTTAATCTTATAAATCTTTACGGCACTCCTGCAGCAAATAGAAAAGTCAGCGGCTTTATTGATATTAGACCTACCGAGTTTTTCGTACCTAGCTTTAAAGAATATAAATTTTATAGTAACAAAGGAAATAAAGAGTTTTTTAACGAACGTTTAGGAGATATTACTACAGACTCTACAGGTACGGCAAATTTTGACCTTAACCTTGAAAAATATTATAACGCTACTTTTAATCTAACATTTTCGGCGGAAGGATTTGAGCCTGACTCAGGAAGAAGCGTAAACGCAAGCAAATCGCTTATAGTTTCACCTCTGCCTTATATTATAGGATTTAGAAGCGATAGCGATCTAAAATATATTAAGAAAAAAACTACTTCAGCAATAGAATTCATAGCCATATCAAATAAAGCAGAAAAAGTAACTGCACCTAATTTAACTCTTAACTTAAAAAAGATTAATTATGTAAATAACTTAGTAGCAGATAGTAACGGTAATTATTCTTACAGTTCAGTACCTATTGAGACTAATATATCTTCTGACAAAGTTAATATCACAGCAAATGAAAGTTATATTTATAAAGTGCCTACTAAAGAAGCAGGCGATTACGTTATTTACTTAACTGATAAAGAAGATACAATCTTTGCTCAAGCTGAATTTTCGGTAATAGGTGAAGGAAATGTTACAGCTAATTTAACAGACAAAGCAAATTTAAAAGTTAAACTTGATAAAGATGATTATAAAGCCGGCGATAACATTCTTTTAAATGTTATAACTCCTTATACAGGTTATGGATTAATTACTATCGAAACAGATAAAGTACATAATTTTGAATGGTTTAAAGCTGACGAAAATAATAGTATTCAAGAAATAAAAATCCCTGACGGTTTTGAGGGTAAAGGATATGTAAATGTACAATTCATAAGAGACATAGAAGCTACGGAAATCTTTATGTCACCGTTTAGCTATGCAGTAGTACCGTTTACTGCGGGCATTTATAAACATAAACAAGATATTGAATTAACGCTTCCTGCAAAAATTAAATCAGGCGAAAAATTAACAATTAATTATCGCACTGCAACCCCAGGTAAAATCATAATATTTGCCGTTGATGAAGGGATATTATCATTTGCTGGTTATCAGACTCCCGACCCGCTTAATTACTTTATTAACGATAAAGCCTTGGAAGTCCGAACATCACAAATCATGGATTTAATATTACCTGAGCGTCCTTTATTAATGAAAGCTTATATGGCGGCTCCTGCCGGAGACGGTTTTATAAATGTCGCTCGAAACCTTAATCCATTTAAAAGAAAAAGCCAACCTCCGGTAGCATTTTGGTCAGGAATTTTAGAAGCAGATCTTGATGAGAGAGAAGTCACATTTGACATACCGAGCTATTTTAACGGCACTTTAAGAGTTATAGGGATAGCCTCAAGCCTTGACTCTATAGGAACTTCCAAAGCTGATTTATTAGTCCAATCCGATCTTATTATCAATCCAAATTTACCTTT
This window harbors:
- a CDS encoding MFS transporter, with product MALSCLLIAVVPTYAEIGFTAALIFTLCRIVQGMSSTGEKVGAELYLTEITAPPIQYPIVSLIAGFSTFGTSCALGVASLILSLGINWRIIFVIGAVVALVGTVARKQLRETPEFVNAKLRLTKAMIEINKDPEILKTSVVWNEKVNKKTAFAIFLIKLCMAYMFLLCLRTL
- a CDS encoding phosphatase PAP2 family protein, with amino-acid sequence MVILTGMGFSLIYKGYHYPVDIIASITIGIMVIAVIYSLTKEEIIQKYPYMFGAFLWLLTVPMVAYLKIIEVNCLAWIWTVFWGLLGFTISWGLFYKYFDLPQSKLNRFINLTIIVASVALIEYINYLFKQYLGYKFYLTWFLVGLSFPLSVRLCHIHIRSTH
- a CDS encoding alpha-2-macroglobulin family protein, with product MKNIFCKFVFAIFLCLINLQLIAASFNEKIPLYFKLTNENLLAGQNSLNIDLCDSRIKEWCTKPQRELGLNGKRMNDYISISPDIKGEWRFGWWYNINFTPESNFAAHQTYKITIEDYIFPHFISLKSNNISFTTLPLLPVIKEMNYLQDNIDISKKFVQTKIAFNYPIEPKTLEEKIEFIKSSTKKKLPFSIKFNTDNTEATIITNIPPLTDKEDTVSVIIKDGVKPLYGGEIFTYKNVEDQNNKTPNNIRYSYKENVLIPSLSSYLKITNSTATIVKDDKLKPEQIIIITTNTPVSGEEIKKHLELFLLPQDKPAFLGVAGKKNYKWQSPKEITDDILKSSEKINFELLPSVPSITTMHSLKVDTLTSRTLLIKVNKGVKTSDNLTLGSDYSQIVQIPDNPKEVKLMSDGSILSLAGERKLPVYSLGIDKLYVEIDKINQQEINHLISQTNRYNIFQNPTFINEYNFNEYNISEVFQEEVIVNSPNLNLPNYTDLDFSKYFNLEEASSYSKGLFLAKVYAKDNNNNIISQDKRLILVTDLGFIVKTDKSGTHHIFVSYISNGKPAGGVKADIIGLNGEVLVSGKTDSKGHAVLSNINDFTKEKTPVAYILTTKDDFSFMPYSRIDRQVNYSRFDVAGAVSSDQGLKAYLFSDRGIYRPSEQGHIGIMLKQTNWQGKFDGLPLEIQVTNPRGKVIDKSKIALDTEGFGEYLFSTLDDSLTGLYNISLYLVGDKGTNNYLNSVSVRVGDFQPDRMKININFNNSQDELWTNPKDLKANVNLINLYGTPAANRKVSGFIDIRPTEFFVPSFKEYKFYSNKGNKEFFNERLGDITTDSTGTANFDLNLEKYYNATFNLTFSAEGFEPDSGRSVNASKSLIVSPLPYIIGFRSDSDLKYIKKKTTSAIEFIAISNKAEKVTAPNLTLNLKKINYVNNLVADSNGNYSYSSVPIETNISSDKVNITANESYIYKVPTKEAGDYVIYLTDKEDTIFAQAEFSVIGEGNVTANLTDKANLKVKLDKDDYKAGDNILLNVITPYTGYGLITIETDKVHNFEWFKADENNSIQEIKIPDGFEGKGYVNVQFIRDIEATEIFMSPFSYAVVPFTAGIYKHKQDIELTLPAKIKSGEKLTINYRTATPGKIIIFAVDEGILSFAGYQTPDPLNYFINDKALEVRTSQIMDLILPERPLLMKAYMAAPAGDGFINVARNLNPFKRKSQPPVAFWSGILEADLDEREVTFDIPSYFNGTLRVIGIASSLDSIGTSKADLLVQSDLIINPNLPLFVAPNDEFTVPVTIFNNLKDSGNAQVFLNIETSEGLKILDYPKEIPIDENKEATINVKLKATDKLGSADLKVVASINHLKPGIISMAVVHSSELTSTTSVRPASPSVTTVDTGFITDNKANLKILRDLYPEFAKLQISASKSPLAIISGFKDLLDNYPYGCTEQLISQNFANVLLYDEQELVQILKTDRKKMDESLSKIFQTLSERQNYDGGFRYWNNFNDDSDPFISVYAMHFLSEGATRYLAVPSDIFNQGIYYLENMANRSISSLNEAREKAYAVYILTKNSVITTSYIANILKYLDEYHKNTWQDDLTSVYLASSYKMLQMNEEADKLLDRFTLNKPISKTDYQYYNPLIKYSQYLYLISMHFPEKLKNFDPKIVQDIALFAKGNYNSLSASYAIMASLAYADKINNVDEATIKVTSNDKEVTLKGDKVMIAELSVENKDIDLTSSSNGFFYQLLTSGYDKQLTENKEIVKGIEITKKYLDENNKEISKVKLGDNITVEITMRSGSNKTLSNMVILDLLPAGFELLPDNNNVNILERTQEVMIWKPIYINNRDDRVMIFGTISDQKMTYQYKIKAVNKGIFATPAIYSEAMYDPHTYYRGTIGSIIVE